The genomic interval TAAAGCCCTTTATTTCTCTATATCGCGGAGTAATATGGATTGCATTAAAGCAGTTTTTGCAGAAAGTATAAAATGTCCAATTTCCACAGAGCAGACAGCGCATTAGCTCTTTATAAAATCCACAATTTTTGCAGTAATTTCTGCCCGTGATAAATCCGCTTGCAACAAAAGCGATTCTATTTCAAGCTTCAAAATTACCTCTTTCAAGGCTTCTTGAAGTTCAAGCAAATAAGAGATTCCACGCTTTTCTATCTTATCCCAACTTTTTGCGCTCAATCTCTCCTCTAAAACCTCTTGCGTCAATTCCAATAACACAACTTTATTAGGCACAATTCCGCCTGTGGCAAAAAAATTCAAAGTGCGCAGAATCTCAAAATCAAAGTCTTTCGCATAAGCAATTCCAGAAATCAAACTTCTATCACTAATGATGAGTTTATCTGCATTTGGTTTTAAGATTCTCTCACTATGCTCTGCTCTATCAGCCAAAAACAACAGCATTTCTGTCTTTGATGTGCAATGCAAATCGTGTTCAAGTAAAGTAGAACGAATCTCTCTGCCAATCTCTGTCGCGCCGGGCTCAAAAGTGAAAAGGGCTTCTTTAAAAATCTCTTTTAGAGCTGCAATTTGTGTGCTTTTTCCACTCGTGTCAATTCCCTCTATCGCACAATACATCTTAATCCTTTAAGAGGGAATCTTTCGTTTTAGATTCCGCATTCCAATCCACAAAATGAGGCAAACTTGCAATATGCACCTTAACAGAATTTGGCACAAGATGCGCAATTTCCCCTCCGTGTAAAAGAATAGAACGCACCACCGTGGAGCTAATAAAGGCATTTTGGAGCGAGGGCATAAGGTAAATTGTTTCCAATTCACGATTCAAAGACGCATTGGCATATCCCATTTGCAATTCATATTCAAAATCACTTACCGCCCTAAGCCCACGCACAAGGATATTTGCATTATTTTCTTTTGCAAAATCCGCGATGAGATTCCTAAAAGGTTGCACACACACATTGCAAGAAATATTTTTGGAATCCTTAATCGCCAAATTCACCATTTTGACGCGTTCTTTAAGAGAAAATAAAGGGTGTTTGCTATCTGATTTTGCAACAGCAATAATCAACCCATCAAAGAGCTTGCACGCGCGCTCAATCACATCTAAATGCCCTTTTGTAATCGGGTCAAAAGTGCCAGGATACACTGCGATTTTTGACATTAGCCAAAGCTCCACGCAAGGGTTTTTCCCGCATAAAGCGGGACGATTCCCTCTATGACTTGCGGAATTGTCATTGGTTTTTTAATCAACTTTACTTGCTTGTCAGTTGCGCGGATTCCATAAATTTTTTGTGCATTACCGCTTATGAAGTTTTCTAAATTTTCTAGACTTTTATGTGTCTCAAAAAGCGTCGCGAGTGCCGGGAGCAAAATTGGTGCAGTAAAGATTCCTGCCGCACCTTTGGCATTTTCTTTGTTACTTTGCAAATGGGGAGCAGAATCGCTACCAAAAGAAAACTTCTTATGCGCACTTAAGGCAATCTGCAACAAAGCATCTTTGTCCTTTGGTGTCTTTAAAATAGGCTTACAAAAACAATGAGGATTCAATGCTCCTCCAATAACATCTTCTAAGCTCAAACTAATATGGTGTAAAGTCAGTGTAGCATAGAGATTGTCATATTTTTCTACCACAGCAATAGAACGTCTATCACTCAAGTGCTCAAAAATAATTTTTAGGCGCGGAAAAGTCTCCGCAAGTTCTGCAAACACCGCGTGGAATTCCGCTTCTCGCTCTAAAACAAAGCCATTACTCTCTCCGTGAATACTCAAAATTAGCCCAAGCTCTTGCGCAATCTCTAAAATCTCTAAAATTTTCGTATTAAGAATTTCGCTTACACCATTCTCGCTTCCTGTTGTCGCCCCTTTTGGATAGAGTTTAATAAAGAGAATATCCTTTTCTTTTGCCTTTTGAAGCTCTTTTTTGTCTAATTTTTCTGTGAGATATAAAGACATCATTGGATTGAAATTTTCATCTCCGCAAGCCTTTAAAATTCTCTTTTGATAGGCAAGCGCGTCCTCTACATTTAGAATCGGTGGATTGAGATTTGGCATTACAAGCGCACCACTGAAGCTTTGTGCAGTAAATTTCGCGACACTTTCAAGAATCTCTCCGTCCCTTAAATGCAAGTGCATATCAAAGGGAGATTGCAAGACGATTTGCTCCATTATTGCTCCTCTTTTTTGAAATTGTCTAGTAGTGCTAAAAGTGCTCTTTGATACATTGCAACTGCTTCCTTGCTCTTGGCTTCAAAACGCGTTACAAGCACAGGTGTGGTATTGCTTGCCCGCACAAGCCCCCAACCTTCTTCAAAAATCACACGCACTCCATCAATTGAAATAATCTTAACGATTTTAGGGAAATTTGCAGGGAGTTTGGAAACATCGTTTAAAATCTCTTTTAATCGTTCTACTTGCGCAAATTTTTCTTCTTCACTCGTTTGAATTTTGATTTCATCAGTAGAATAGAGTTTAGGCAAAGATTCTAGGACTTTATCAAACTCTAAGCCCTTTGTTTTCAGCAATTCTATAACACGTAAAGCTGCATAAGTTGCGTCATCATACCCAAAATATCTATCGTTAAAGAAAATATGCCCACTGACTTCAAATGCCATATGCGCACCACTCTCTTTTAATTTAACTTTCAAATTGCTATGCCCTGTTTTATACATTATACTCTGTCCGATTCTATCAATACTTTCATACATATTTAATGAGCATTTCACTTCACCAATTATAATAGGGTGTGGAATCGTTTGTGCAAAAATAATCGCAAGCTCATCACCTTTATAGACTTTTCCTCCCTCTCGTGTATGTTTAATCACCGCCAATCTATCCCCATCGCCATCAAAGGCAAACCCGATTCCACCTCTTGCTGCCACTTCTGTTTTAAGGTCTTGCAAGTTCTTTTCTTCACTAGGGTCTGGGTGGTGGTGAGGAAAGTTCCCATCAGGCTCCAAAAATAATCCTTTAAAGCGAATATCCAAACGTTCCAAAATGCGTGCGATTCCAACCCCTGCGATTCCATTCCCACAATCCATAGAAATAGGTAAATCAAACCCTTTTAAATGCGCAAATTCATTTGCCAAATAATCCACATACAAATCTAAGACATTCAGCTTTTGAGGAATTGTATTTTTTGGAATCTTTTTGGCAACCTCCTCAAACTCAAGTGTGTAAAAGTCTTTTTCTAACGCATAAATTGCATCACCAAAAAATGGTTCTTTGCAAAGAGTAATTTTAAACCCATTGTATTTAGGAGGATTATGCGAACCTGTAATCATCACACTTCCTTCAAGTTGCAAAGTCTGCGATTGTACTTCAAACTCACTATACAAGGCAAAATATCCCACAGGAGTTGGAATCCTCCCTAGATTATACGCACAAGCTCCGCTTGCAAAAACACCCTGACAAAACCAATCAAAGATGATTTCTGAATGCACACGCGCATCATAACCCACACCCAAATTTCTGCCTCCCCTTTTTTGCAATTCTAGCCCCAAAAGATAACCAATGCGCGTAACATTTTCTCGTGTTAAATCTTCATTGTAGATTCCGCGAATATCGTATTCTCTAAAAATCGTTAATTTTTGCATTATTCCCTCTCCTGTAAATTTTCCAAAACTTCCATTCCCTTGATATAAAGCGCAAATGCCTCTCTAACATATAAAATTAAATTTTGCGCTAAAAATTCCTCTGTTTTGGGGATTTTAAACACAGCAAAATCAGCAAAATTTCCGACTTTTAATTCTCCAAGCTTCCAATCGGTATTCAAAAATGCGTTGCGTGTTACACTAAGCAATAATTCCCTCGCAAGATACTCTAAAGGCATATCACTATATGCAAACAAGGCGATTTTTAACTCATCTAACAAAGAAAGAGAATTATTGGAGCTTTTGCCATCTGTCCCCAAACAAAACGGAATCCCACATTCTTGCAATGCGTTAAGATTCAAGAGCTTGGAGTTTAACAAGCGATTAGATTTAGGGCAAGTAATGATTTTGCCTTTCATTGTGGTAATTTCCCTTAAGATTTGAGAATCCGCTTCCAAACAATGCACAAAATAAATATTTTTTGTATCCTTAAAAAACTCCAAAAAACCTTGCACATCATAAAAAGATTTAGGATTGCTCCCAAAAAATTTTTGATAAAACTTTTGGAAATACCCGCTACTAGTTTCTAGCCATTCTTTCTCCGCTTGAGATTCCAAAAAATGCACGCTTAGAGGCAAATTTTCCTTTTGTGCAACCTGAAGTGTTTTTTCAAGCAGTTTTGAATGGACAGAATAGGGAGAATGAATTGCAACCGCTGGGATAAAACGCTCATTTTGCACAGATTTAGAATCCTGCAAACGCGCAAGAAAATTCTGAAACAAAATGTCCAAAACTTCTATTTTTGAACCAATAACTTCATTAAAATAAAGCACACGCAAAGGAGAATCTGCCAAAACTTCCAAATCATATCCATAACTTGAAACTGCCCCTACAAACCCCACACCACTTCGCAAGCATTCTGTAATTCCTTGTTGCATTGCAGTTTTTAAATTAACACCCATTAATTTTTCTTGCATTAAAGTTTCACGATTCACAATCACGCTATCTAGCCATTTTCCAAAATCCCCAAAATGCAAGATTCCTTCATTTTGACTAAACTCCAAATGTAAATGTAAATTTGCTAATGCTGGCGTGATAGCGCAGGATTCATAATATTGACTTGGAATATCGGGGTATTGTTGGCATAAGGAAGTATAGGAATCTATGGCGATAATTTCATCGGATTCAAAGCAAACCCCACCTCTTTTGAGGACGCGAAATTCTGCATCACAAAGCACTACAAAATCCGCGCCAATAATTTGCATTATGGATTCGTTCCCATTGATTGATTTAGGTTAATATCTAGTTTGTTGTATGGAATCTCAATACCCTCTGCATCAAAACGCAATTTAACCTTTTGCTGCATTGCAATATTTGCTGTGAAATAGTTCTCACTCCTTACCCAAAAACGCACAATCAAATCTACACTACTTGCATTTAAAGCATTCACACCTATAACAGGTGCGGGCTCTTTCAAAACAATTTCTTCTTGCTCTAAAATCTCTTCTAAGA from Helicobacter ganmani carries:
- the tmk gene encoding dTMP kinase; this encodes MYCAIEGIDTSGKSTQIAALKEIFKEALFTFEPGATEIGREIRSTLLEHDLHCTSKTEMLLFLADRAEHSERILKPNADKLIISDRSLISGIAYAKDFDFEILRTLNFFATGGIVPNKVVLLELTQEVLEERLSAKSWDKIEKRGISYLLELQEALKEVILKLEIESLLLQADLSRAEITAKIVDFIKS
- the coaD gene encoding pantetheine-phosphate adenylyltransferase is translated as MSKIAVYPGTFDPITKGHLDVIERACKLFDGLIIAVAKSDSKHPLFSLKERVKMVNLAIKDSKNISCNVCVQPFRNLIADFAKENNANILVRGLRAVSDFEYELQMGYANASLNRELETIYLMPSLQNAFISSTVVRSILLHGGEIAHLVPNSVKVHIASLPHFVDWNAESKTKDSLLKD
- the pyrC gene encoding dihydroorotase, encoding MEQIVLQSPFDMHLHLRDGEILESVAKFTAQSFSGALVMPNLNPPILNVEDALAYQKRILKACGDENFNPMMSLYLTEKLDKKELQKAKEKDILFIKLYPKGATTGSENGVSEILNTKILEILEIAQELGLILSIHGESNGFVLEREAEFHAVFAELAETFPRLKIIFEHLSDRRSIAVVEKYDNLYATLTLHHISLSLEDVIGGALNPHCFCKPILKTPKDKDALLQIALSAHKKFSFGSDSAPHLQSNKENAKGAAGIFTAPILLPALATLFETHKSLENLENFISGNAQKIYGIRATDKQVKLIKKPMTIPQVIEGIVPLYAGKTLAWSFG
- a CDS encoding phosphomannomutase/phosphoglucomutase, yielding MQKLTIFREYDIRGIYNEDLTRENVTRIGYLLGLELQKRGGRNLGVGYDARVHSEIIFDWFCQGVFASGACAYNLGRIPTPVGYFALYSEFEVQSQTLQLEGSVMITGSHNPPKYNGFKITLCKEPFFGDAIYALEKDFYTLEFEEVAKKIPKNTIPQKLNVLDLYVDYLANEFAHLKGFDLPISMDCGNGIAGVGIARILERLDIRFKGLFLEPDGNFPHHHPDPSEEKNLQDLKTEVAARGGIGFAFDGDGDRLAVIKHTREGGKVYKGDELAIIFAQTIPHPIIIGEVKCSLNMYESIDRIGQSIMYKTGHSNLKVKLKESGAHMAFEVSGHIFFNDRYFGYDDATYAALRVIELLKTKGLEFDKVLESLPKLYSTDEIKIQTSEEEKFAQVERLKEILNDVSKLPANFPKIVKIISIDGVRVIFEEGWGLVRASNTTPVLVTRFEAKSKEAVAMYQRALLALLDNFKKEEQ
- the mqnF gene encoding aminofutalosine deaminase family hydrolase; this translates as MQIIGADFVVLCDAEFRVLKRGGVCFESDEIIAIDSYTSLCQQYPDIPSQYYESCAITPALANLHLHLEFSQNEGILHFGDFGKWLDSVIVNRETLMQEKLMGVNLKTAMQQGITECLRSGVGFVGAVSSYGYDLEVLADSPLRVLYFNEVIGSKIEVLDILFQNFLARLQDSKSVQNERFIPAVAIHSPYSVHSKLLEKTLQVAQKENLPLSVHFLESQAEKEWLETSSGYFQKFYQKFFGSNPKSFYDVQGFLEFFKDTKNIYFVHCLEADSQILREITTMKGKIITCPKSNRLLNSKLLNLNALQECGIPFCLGTDGKSSNNSLSLLDELKIALFAYSDMPLEYLARELLLSVTRNAFLNTDWKLGELKVGNFADFAVFKIPKTEEFLAQNLILYVREAFALYIKGMEVLENLQERE